The genomic window CTGCCACACCCTGGCCGGGGCCCCGATCGGGATCGAAACCGATGCCGATGTGAATCAGGTCGGCCCGATGGTTGAAGGGTTCGTGCGTGCCACACCGGCGGATGCGTATGTGATCGCCTGTTTCTCTGACCCGGGGGTGGCGGGCCTGCGCCGGGCGGGCATGCCGCTGGTTTTCGGCATTGCCGAGGCGGCCTATGTGGGCGCGCTTCTGCATGGGGACCGGTTCGGGGTGATCTCGCTGGGGGCGTCATCGGTGGCGCGGCACCGGCGGATGATCGAGGGTTTCGGCCTGCTCTCGCGGCTGGCGGGGGACCGGGCCGTTGATATGTCGGTGGCCGAGGCGAATGATTTTGATGCCGCACATGCGGCCATCGCCCGCACCGGTGCTGCATTGATCGAGGATGGGGCGCAGGTTTTGATCCTGGGATGCGCGGGCATGGGCAATCAGCGCGCGGCGTTGCAGGCCGATCTGGGCTGCGTCGTGCTGGACCCGGTGCAGGCTGCGGTCTCTGCCGCGGTCACAGCGCTGGATATGGGATACGGGGCGGAAACATTGCATGTATGACAGGATCATCAAGGGCCGGATCGTCACGGATGCGGATATTCTGAACGATGGCTGGGTTGCGGTAACTGACGGGCGCATCGCCGAAATCGGCCAGGGCACCGCAGCGCAGGCGCGCGAGACGGTCGATCACGGCACGGATTATATCCTGCCCGGTGTGGTCGATGGCCAGACCCATGCCACCAGTTGCCAGGGCCTCAAGGGGATCGAGGAAACGACACAAGGGGCGCTGGCGGGCGGTGTGACCACATTGGTCGACATGCCCTATGACAACCCCCTGCCGCTGGACCGGCCCGAAAGGTTCGACGCGAAGGCCGAGGCGATTGCCACCCATGCCCATGCGGATATGGCGCTTTACGGGACGCTCACCACCGAAACCGGGACAGGCCAGTTGCAGGCTCTGCGCGCGCGCGGCGTGGTGGCCTTCAAAATCTCGTCTTTCGAGAGCAGCCCGACACGGTTCCCCCGCATCCCTGCGGATCTGATGCTGGATTTGATGGAGGCGCTGGCCCCGACCGATCTGCCGATTGGTCTGCATAACGAGGATCAGGAAATTGTGCTGGCCCGGATGGTGGCGGCCCGTGCGGCCGGGGAGGACGGGATCGAAGCCCATGCCAGAGCCCGCCCGCTGGCTGCCGAACTGGCCGCGACCGGGCATTTCATGGCCCTGGGTGAGGCGGCGGGCGCGCATGTGCACCCGGTGCATCTGACGGCACAGGCGGGGTTCGATCTGGTCGCCTCCTTCACCGCCCGTGGCGCCCGCGCGACCGGTGAGCTGTGCGTGCATTACCTGGCCCTTGACGCGGCGGAGGATGGCGCGCGGCTGGGCGCGCGGATGAAGGTGAACCCGCCGATCCGGGCCGGGGCCATTGACGGGCTGTGGCGGGCGGTGACGGGGGGCAAGGTTGCGCTGATCTCATCGGATCATTCAAGCTGGCCCATCGACAACAAGCTGACCGCCTCGATCTTTGATGCAGGCGCAGGCGTGCCCGGGGTCGAGACGCTGCTGCCGCTGTTCTGGACCCTGGCCGAACGCCGGGGTCTTGATGCGCCGCGGCTCTGTGCCACGATGCTGTCGGACCGGCCCGCGCAGTTCTTCGGGATCGACCATGCCAAGGGCCGGATCGCCGTCGGGCGTGAGGCTGATCTGGCGGTGCTGGAAACCGGCAGCTTTCCCTTTGAGGCATCCCGCGCCCATGATGGCCTGCGCTGGAGCCCGTTTGACGGCGATATCTTCGATGCGCGCGTTGTCGCCACCTATCTGCGTGGTGCGATGGCCTGGGATGGCAGCAAGATTGTGAATGCGCCCGGTGACGGGCGGCTGGTGAAACGTATGACAGGGGGCTGGTTCGCCCCGACGGGAGGTACTTGATATGGCCCTTATCCACAGCAAGACGCGGGGCGTCTTTGTCATCTCGGTCACGCCCTTTACCCCGGAAGGGGCCATCGACTGGGACAGTTTGGACCGGGTGACGGATTTCTATCTGGAGGCGGGCGCCGATGGCCTGACCATTCTGGGGATGATGGGGGAGGCCCCGAAAATGACCCAGGAGGAGGCATTGGCGATCTCTGAACGGGTGATCGCGCGGGCGGGGGATGCACCGGTTGTCGTCGGCGTCTCGGCCCCGGGGCTTGCCGCGATCGGGTCTCTCGGCCGTGCGGTGATGGATCTGGGGGCGGCGGGCGTGATGGTGGCCCCGCCCGGCAGCTTGGCCACCG from Rhodophyticola sp. CCM32 includes these protein-coding regions:
- a CDS encoding aspartate/glutamate racemase family protein; the encoded protein is MDAGHGTRQVVVLNPNSSTDVTASMDACLAHQRTLTAHHITCHTLAGAPIGIETDADVNQVGPMVEGFVRATPADAYVIACFSDPGVAGLRRAGMPLVFGIAEAAYVGALLHGDRFGVISLGASSVARHRRMIEGFGLLSRLAGDRAVDMSVAEANDFDAAHAAIARTGAALIEDGAQVLILGCAGMGNQRAALQADLGCVVLDPVQAAVSAAVTALDMGYGAETLHV
- a CDS encoding dihydroorotase, coding for MYDRIIKGRIVTDADILNDGWVAVTDGRIAEIGQGTAAQARETVDHGTDYILPGVVDGQTHATSCQGLKGIEETTQGALAGGVTTLVDMPYDNPLPLDRPERFDAKAEAIATHAHADMALYGTLTTETGTGQLQALRARGVVAFKISSFESSPTRFPRIPADLMLDLMEALAPTDLPIGLHNEDQEIVLARMVAARAAGEDGIEAHARARPLAAELAATGHFMALGEAAGAHVHPVHLTAQAGFDLVASFTARGARATGELCVHYLALDAAEDGARLGARMKVNPPIRAGAIDGLWRAVTGGKVALISSDHSSWPIDNKLTASIFDAGAGVPGVETLLPLFWTLAERRGLDAPRLCATMLSDRPAQFFGIDHAKGRIAVGREADLAVLETGSFPFEASRAHDGLRWSPFDGDIFDARVVATYLRGAMAWDGSKIVNAPGDGRLVKRMTGGWFAPTGGT